From one Balaenoptera acutorostrata chromosome 6, mBalAcu1.1, whole genome shotgun sequence genomic stretch:
- the MSANTD3 gene encoding myb/SANT-like DNA-binding domain-containing protein 3 — MQNNEIIKPAKYFSELEKSILLALVEKYKYVLECKKSDARTIALKQRTWQALAHEYNSQPSVSLRDFKQLKKCWENIKARTKKIMAHERREKVKRSVSPLLSTHVLGKEKIANMLPEQLYFLQSPPEEEPEYHADAATQESFAVSNRELCDDEKEFIHFPVCEGTSQPEPSCSAVRITANKNYRSKTSQEGALKKMHEEEHHQQMSILQLQLIQMNEVHVAKIQQLERECEMAEEEHRIKMEVLNKKKMYWERKLQTFTKEWPVSSFNRPFPNSP, encoded by the exons ATGCAAAACAACGAAATCATAAAACCTGCCAAATACTTCTCAGAATTGGAAAAGAGCATCCTGCTGGCTTTAGTAGAAAAGTACAAGTATGTGCTGGAGTGTAAGAAAAGCGACGCGCGAACTATTGCCCTCAAGCAACGTACCTGGCAGGCGCTCGCCCATGAATACAACTCGCAGCCCAGCGTGTCGCTGCGGGATTTCAAACAGCTGAAGAAGTGCTGGGAGAACATCAAGGCTCGGACCAAAAAGATTATGGCCcatgaaaggagagagaaagtgaaacGGAGCGTCAGCCCCCTTCTGAGCACCCACGTCCTGGGGAAGGAGAAGATCGCCAACATGCTGCCCGAGCAGCTGTACTTCCTGCAGAGCCCTCCCGAGGAGGAGCCCGAGTACCACGCTGATGCCGCCACCCAAG AATCATTTGCTGTTTCAAATAGAGAACTGTGCGATGATGAGAAAGAGTTCATACATTTCCCAGTATGTGAGGGGACCTCTCAACCTGAACCCTCGTGTTCAGCTGTCAGAATAACAGCCAATAAAAACTACAGGAGCAAAACCTCTCAGGAAGGTGCTTTAAAAAAGATGCATGAGGAAGAACACCATCAACAAATGTCCATCTTACAACTGCAGCTGATACAGATGAATGAGGTGCATGTGGCCAAAATCCAGCAGCTAGAGCGAGAGTGtgagatggcagaggaggaaCACAGGATAAAAATGGAAGTTCTCAATAAAAAGAAGATGTATTGGGAAAGAAAACTGCAAACTTTTACCAAGGAatggcctgtttcctcatttaacCGGCCCTTTCCCAATTCACCCTAA